One genomic window of Sebastes umbrosus isolate fSebUmb1 chromosome 15, fSebUmb1.pri, whole genome shotgun sequence includes the following:
- the LOC119503804 gene encoding major histocompatibility complex class I-related gene protein-like codes for MTPLILLLLISCCHVASPVIHSLKHVYMASYGVPNFPDFLAVVFVDGYQTDRYDSVTKRTVPTQDWMSQVTVDDPEYWKRQTLYWEGQEQIGRVNIDLLKKHFNQTEGIHVIQVLNGCEWDDETGDVNGFGLISYDGDDILILDMKAQRWIATKPQLLRSQHKWNNDKSWLAFMEHRLIQECPVRLKNSLGYGKSALQRTELPFLSLLRKTPSSPVTCQATGFYPDRAMLFWSRDGEELHEHVDHGELLHNHDGTFQMSVVLDLSLVKADEWWRYECVFQLTGIEEDIITKLDPAVIRTNWVEKPDVTTLPITLSSVVAVAVVFTVAIGVKLYKKKKAKCSSDSPDAIELSEKLKPET; via the exons TGATTCACTCCCTGAAGCACGTCTACATGGCATCCTATGGGGTCCCAAATTTCCCCGACTTCTTGGCTGTCGTGTTTGTTGACGGATATCAAACGGATCGCTACGACAGCGTCACCAAGAGGACGGTACCCACACAGGACTGGATGAGCCAAGTCACAGTAGACGACCCAGAGTACTGGAAGAGGCAAACGTTGTACTGGGAAGGTCAAGAGCAGATAGGAAGAGTCAACATTGATCTTTTAAAGAAACACTTCAACCAGACTGAAG gcaTCCATGTAATCCAGGTGTTGAATGGCTGTGAATGGGACGATGAGACCGGAGACGTTAATGGTTTTGGTCTAATCAGTTATGATGGAGACGACATCTTGATACTGGACATGAAGGCACAGAGATGGATCGCTACAAAACCACAGCTCCTCAGAAGCCAACATAAGTGGAATAATGACAAGAGTTGGTTAGCATTCATGGAGCACCGTTTGATCCAGGAGTGTCCTGTGAGGCTGAAGAACAGTTTGGGCTACGGGAAGAGCGCTCTGCAGAGAACAG AGCTTccctttctttccctcctccgGAAGACACCCTCGTCTCCAGTGACCTGCCAAGCCACCGGCTTCTACCCGGACAGAGCCATGTTGTTCTGGagcagagacggagaggagcTTCACGAGCACGTGGACCATGGCGAGCTCCTCCACAACCACGACGGGACGTTCCAGATGAGCGTGGTCCTGGATCTCTCGCTGGTCAAAGCTGACGAGTGGTGGAGGTACGAGTGTGTCTTTCAGCTCACCGGTATTGAGGAGGACATCATCACCAAGCTGGACCCGGCGGTGATCAGGACTAACTGGG TTGAGAAGCCCGATGTCACAACACTTCCCATCACGTTGTCTTCAGTGGTCGCTGTCGCTGTCGTCTTCACAGTGGCCATCGGAGTCAAactttacaaaaagaaaaaag ccaagtGTTCTTCAGATT CTCCTGACGCCATTGAGCTCTCTGAGAAACTGAAACCAGAAACCTGA